A single genomic interval of Dehalogenimonas sp. THU2 harbors:
- a CDS encoding putative immunity protein has translation MTAYKKYEKQDQRTMASWAADCAERVLPLFEKARPNDDRPRRAIEECRKWADTGEFKMATIRKASLDAHGAARETEKDSAACFAARAAGQAVGTAHVAQHAFGAAYYALKAIVVADPENIIKNVSKEWEWELQRVPENLKDAVLKIIIIQNKGSGVTIKINKGEGF, from the coding sequence ATGACTGCGTATAAAAAATACGAAAAGCAGGATCAAAGAACCATGGCTTCCTGGGCGGCGGATTGCGCCGAACGGGTGTTGCCATTGTTCGAAAAAGCGCGCCCAAATGATGACAGACCTCGTAGAGCCATCGAAGAATGCCGGAAATGGGCCGATACAGGCGAGTTCAAGATGGCGACCATCCGGAAGGCATCCCTGGATGCCCATGGCGCCGCCCGTGAAACGGAAAAGGACAGCGCCGCCTGTTTTGCTGCCCGCGCTGCGGGCCAGGCGGTAGGAACGGCCCATGTGGCACAACATGCTTTCGGGGCGGCGTACTACGCCTTGAAAGCCATCGTAGTGGCGGACCCTGAAAATATAATCAAAAATGTCTCAAAGGAATGGGAGTGGGAGTTACAGCGAGTTCCAGAGAACCTTAAAGATGCAGTCTTGAAGATAATCATAATTCAGAATAAGGGGAGTGGGGTCACAATCAAGATTAACAAGGGGGAGGGGTT